TATGGTTTTTGGGTTTTAAAAAAGATTGCTTTCCTCATCGGGCGTCAATCTACCAAGCACCGTACCTCGCACTGAAGGGCGAGGCTTGTTAAAAAGAAAAAGTCAACGTCCAGTTCAAAGAGCTTCATAAATTCTTTGTCAATCTGAGAGCACAGTATTATCAGCTCTCCTATATCATGAGTCTTTTTAAGGGGCTTGCCGCTCCACACCAAAAACGCTTTTAACGCTTTCTCAGCACATTGCTGGGCGTGAAATGCGGCGTAATCGTAGATTCCCTAGGATAGGCTGAGAGGGGAAAGAATCAGGTCCTTTTCTGCCTTTACTCAGCCACTCCCTGTAACTCAAACCTTGATTCCCTCCCTGAGGGC
The genomic region above belongs to Thermococcus stetteri and contains:
- a CDS encoding HEPN domain-containing protein; its protein translation is MYDYAAFHAQQCAEKALKAFLVWSGKPLKKTHDIGELIILCSQIDKEFMKLFELDVDFFFLTSLALQCEVRCLVD